From the genome of Bacteroidota bacterium:
CTAGATAGGATCAATGTTTATGTAAATGATGTTCCCGTATACGGAATTAAGGGAATCTCGTTACGAGCAAATAATCTCCACTATTACACACAACCCATTACCGTTCAGCTTGCACGGGGAAAAAATAAGATTCAGGTTTCTGTAATCAACAGTATCGGCACGGAAAGCTTGAAAGAAACGTTTGACATCACAAACGATACTACACCGGTGCTCCCAAATCTTTACCTTGTGTCGGTTGGGATTTCCAAATATGAGGATGTAGACACCGATAGGGATTGGACGCTCGACTATTCCGCAAAAGACGCAGAAGATATTGCGGCAATGTTCGAACGGGGCAAGGGTACAATTTATCAAAATGTCGACAAAACGATCGTAACAAATTCTTCCGCTACGAAAGAGATGATATTGTCGTTAAAAGATGAATTGCAATCCACAAGTATCGACGATCAGGTTGTGTTGTTTTTTTCCGGTCACGGTCTCTACGATGAACAGTCAAAACAGTATTATCTCTCAACATCCGATGTGGATTTTGAAAATCCTTCACACTCTGCCATCCGATATGAAGATTTTGAAAATTTACTTGACGGAATTCCAGCTCGAAATAAAATGATACTTATTGATGCGTGTAATTCCGGTGAACAGGAAATCGGCATACTAGAAACTACATCGGCTTCCAATACTGCCGGTATCACCGTAAAATCAAAAGGTTTTACCGCGAAAAAAAAGTCACCAAAATCGAAAACAAAAGGGATGAAAAATACGGGCGGCACGTTAAATTCTGATAGTAAATATCTGCGTCTATTTATGCAACAAATGTTCGCTGAACTTCGCCGCGGTACCGGTGCAACCATCATTTCATCCTCAACAGGAGTTCAAAGTTCATTAGAATCGTCTGAATGGAACAATGGGGCATTTACATTTGCAACAAGAGAAGGAATTGAACATTTCAAAGCAGACCGCGATTCAAACCAGGTGATCAATGTTTCGGAGCTGCGCGATTATATCTTTCGGCGTGTAGAAGAACTCACCAAAGGAGCGCAAACTCCCACTTCGCGAAGAGAGAATTTGGAGAATGATTTCAGAGTGTGGTAAAAAACACAAAACTCTCCAACACTACCGGAGAGATTTGTGTTTTTGGGGAGATGTGTAGTGATGGTATTTTAACAATTTCGTTCTTCTGTTCTCGTAGTGATTCTTTGTTGTAAAACAGCAAAACTTTCTTCCTTTTATACTACGTTAGCGATTTTTGCCTCATGGCCTTTGGAATATTATGCAGCAAGCTGAACTTCATCCGCCGCCCTTTTCATAATGCTTGATATCGTTGTGTACATGGAAACCCATGCATTGCGAACTTCATCCGTAAAATCTCTTCCTAAAACTCGTTCCAGTGTCCAGAGAAGCGCACTTGCGACGATATCATAATGTCCGTTCACAACACCGTATGCTTTATGGTCACGTCCCATTTTTTGCAATGCCGGTGAGATGGTATCTATGTTGTCCAAGCTGTTGACAACAACATGTAATGTCTGCATGAATTTTTGCCCTTGTTCCTTCAAATCATCTTTAAAAAGAGGACGAATATAGGGAGCGATTTCAAAAAGACGGCTGTAAAATAAATCGGTTGTTTCTTCTGAAATCAGTATAACTTTTGCAAAACTTGTACGAACTAATTCTTGTTGATGTTGTGTCATTGATCTATTCCTTGTTCTTTATTTTCTCGTCATGAGGGAAATTACGCTATAAAAATAATATGAATGATATGCCATTACAACTGGATGAACGTTTAGTTCAGCAATGTTGTGATAAATATCGCACCAAAATTTTTACGGATGTAAATAACAGTGGATTCTTACGGGGAAAGCGGGAGTTGGTTACCTGAACATCTGTCCGGTTTTTTTGGATCCCTTCAGATGTATATAAAGTTGCGTGAAAAGTATTGAGGTAAGATTAAAAAAAGCGCTTACAGTGTCTTTCTGAAGTAGCCTGCTTTATGGCCGAAGAATCTGAGAAAGATTTCCTCAGACCCTTCGCTTCGCTCAAGGTAACAATTGAGTCCCATGCAAAATTTTATCTCTGTGCTGGACGAAGCTTCGCTGTGCGGAGTGCAGCACAAAACAAAATGATGACGGCAAATCTAATCGTAGATATTATTTATCCGTGAAAATCTTCCTTTTCGTGTCATCCGTGTCCTATTTCTTATGATCACCTCAGACCCTTCGATCCGTTCAGGATTGCGATGAATTCATTTTTGAGTTCGTATGAAAGAAAAGATTACATCTTCTTTTGAAGTTCATCCAAACGCTTCAAGTTATCAGTCGCGGTTTGATTTTCAGGATCGATAGAGATTGCTCGCCTGAAATATTCTCTCGCTTTGGTATACGATTTCATGTTTTGGTAAGAGATGCCTGCCTGGATGTTGGCATCGATACTTTTGTTATTTAACTCCAATGCTCGTTCATACTGCTGTATTGCCAGATCGTATTGTGCCGAACCGTTGTACGCAATTCCCAAATAATAATGGATGTCAAAAAAATCGTTCCCGTACGTCACTGCTTGGGTCAATAGATCGATCATCGGTTTGAAGTTTGCATTCTTAAAGAAATTGATATAAAGAAAACGATATGCAGTATAATAGAGTGAGTCGACCGTCACCGCTTTTTGGAAAAAGTTATTTGCCGTGTAGCTATCGCCATTACGATCATACAGTTTTCCCAGTGCAAATGCAGCAGGAGCATAATCCTCAGCAATTAGAATCGCATCTTTATAGTGTTCAATCGCTTTTTCGTTGTCCCCCTTCTCTTCTGCACGATATCCTGCTTTAATGTTATTCAACACTTCTATGGGAACATTTTTTTCAATCGTATTGATCAGAATGCGAAGCTGATCGATTCGTTCCGTCAATTCATAGGCATAACTTTTTTTCATCACGTAATAGATTTCTGTTTTGGCCGATGCAAAATTTTTCTTGTAATATTCTTCCACCGCTTTTAACATAGAATAGAACGGCAACGGAAATTGTGCCGTATCTTTTGCAAGATTTTGCAAAAATCCATCCGGAAACATCGGTTGTTTGGCGGTCCATCGTTTATTAACCACTCGCAAAAATACTTCATACGAATTTATCAACGAATATTTTTGCAGCCGTGAAGTGAGATCTTCGGAGACAACAACGTTCAATGATGTTGTGGTTGTATCGGCAAAGTTCACTGACAAATACGCAGAGGCTAGAGTTTCGATAACATATTTATATTTAAAATCGATCTTCCCTGCTGATGAACCGAGAACAATCCAACGAATTGTTTGATCATCGAACGCTATGTTGAGAGAATCCCGGACAACGGTTGTTCGTTCGATCATTCTGTTTGCAGTTTCAAGCAGTAACTGAGAACTGTCTTTCGTTTGCTGATTGAGGAAGGATTCCTGCGCTGCATTTTCGGAAAGGACGGTGAACTTTTTTATATATTCTTCCGTCGACGCAATTTTTTGCTTCGTAGTGGTGTTTGAAGCGGCTAAGGCTTCCTGGAATTTTAGACTCTGGTCATCCATTAATTTTTGCAATGCGGTAAAGCGTTTCAGATATACTTGGTCGAAATCGGGAAAGATATTGAAGGATCGGTCGCTTAACAATTGTTCATACGGTGTGAGCGACTCCTGAAATTTACCTCCGGAAAGCGCCTTATCTCCCTCTTGTTTCAATTGTGTAAATTTTTTGTAACCTGGCCAATATTCCTGGGAAACCTGCATCGTAACGGTTTCTACACTCTTGTCCCTTGGGAAATTGAAGCTGAACGGTAGATGCAATAGGAGATTCTTTTTGCATGAAATTGGGAGGAGATAATTTTCACCAACTTTCATAACGGAACCGGCAACATCTAATGCAAACGTTACGCCGTCCTGTTTGATGGTCAACTTCGGGAGTTCATCAGCGATAAAATCTTCGTCAATCTTCCAACCGCCGGAATCTTTTAAGACAAAAAAATAGAGCGGACCAGCATTCACATTATCGCTCGTCAGTTCTTTCTCCTGATTTCGGGAAGATAATGCAATCTTCGCAAATCGTGCTTTCCCCATTCCTAGAAAACCGGATTTTTCAGAGATTTTTATTGTTACTTCAGGAGATTTTTTTTGGGGAAAAATATTTGCGGTTACAAAAAATAGTAGAAGGACGACGATAAAGAATTTTTTCATATTATCAGCGATATGCATCAATAGATATAAATGAGTGTGTGATTTCGTGAATGCATCTTGTGATACAGTTCAAGCCGGGCAATTAATATTTTTATTACTTTCTTGATGAAATTTGAAGAAATATAACAAAGTGCTCCGCTATAATCAATTGAGTTTTACCTTGACTAAATTAAGGGATTTCCACAACTTGCATTAGAACGTTGCATTACGGATGGGGGAACCTATGACTCGCATATTATTATCGGCTGTACTGGTATTGTTTTCTCTTCAACTAAGAGCACAAAACATCTATCTACAACCAATCGCTCAGAACAAATCTCTTAAAACAACATTTCACACCGCCAAGCTTTCAACAACAGGCGATCTCTTAGCGCTGACCGGTGCCGACAAGACTGTGAAGATTTTAGACCCTGCAACACTGAATGAAAAAGCCTCATTTCAAACAGGAAATCAACGATCGTTCAGTATAGCATTTTCGGACGACGGACGAAATTTGCTTGCCAGTTCCCCGGATGGAAATATTACTGTTTGGGATATTCCCAGTTCCAGCATCACAAAAACTTTCTCAACAGGCTCGAGTCTTCGCACCATCGATGTGGATCAATCAGGCAGAGTAGTCAGCGGCGGGTATGACAAAATCTTAAAGATGTGGGATATCTCAACGGGTCAACTTGCCGGAAAATTCCCCGCAGTAAATGCAGAGATCGTTGCACTTTCCTTCTCGCCCGATGGGAAAATTATCATCGTTTCAACTACTGATGGAGCGATAACAATTTTTGACGCGGTCACACGCAGCGTAGCCAGAACAAATACGGAGAAAAGATCTCCGGCATATTCCATCGTCTTCAGTCCGGACGGAAAATATTTTGTCACTTCCCATTCCGATTCAAGCATCGCTCTCTGGAACGGACGAACCGGAAGTCCTTTGACCACATGGAAAAGCAGCACTGGAACAATATCTTCAATGGTATTTCATCCAAACAGTAAGTATGTCATCGCAGCATCGAGCGTCATTGCATTTTGGGACATAGTGATCGGAAAAGTATTTCAAACAGTTACAGACACTTCGTTTTCCCCAATTTTGTTATCCGTTTCACATCAGAAGAAATCACTTGCAGCCGTTTCTCGCAGCGGCGAAATACGAACATTTGCAATGCTGGAAAAAATGCCGGATAAAACGGCTCCGGTTATCACCGTAAACAATCCGCAAACAACCGCAGATGAACCTTCGAAAGTGTTCAGTAGTGAGATTGAGGTGAGCGGACTTGTTTCAGATGAAAGTAATATTAAAGAGGTAAAAATAAACGATGCCGTTGTATCTACCACGCCTGCTTCATTGGAAGAACGCGGATCCATAGCTGAGGCATATTCAGCAGTGACATTTAATGGTACCGTCACATTACCGATGACTGGAGTAAACACCGTTTCCATTTCTGCGACAGATATTGATAATAATACAGCCACTCAAGAACTTAAGATCACAAAACTTCCGAAGGATGCAGCCGTTGAGATGGTGAATCCAAAAGAAAGTTTAGAGACCGACCAAATATCGATCGATCTGCAATTTAAAATATGGTTCGATTTTACTTCCTATGCCCTGCAACTCAATACAATTGAAATTGCAAAGAAAGAAAACTTTCCAAAGAAACCGAACGGCACACTACGCACAGAAAAAATTGCTCTCTCCGCTGGATTGAATCAAATTCAATTAGCAGTGAACGGACGAAATGGAGAACGAATCCGAAAGACAATCAACATCACACGACGAACACTCGGCGCTCCCACTTCAATTACCCAGGACAAACCTATCAAGAATACTTCGGGACAGCCGCAGCGATGGGCGGTGATTGTTGGTGTTTCTGAATACGGAAATCCCGCCATTAAAAATCTTGCTTATGCAGACAGGGATGCAAAATCGTTTGCAGAGTTCATAAAGACCTCTGCCGGAGGAGGATTTGAAGAAGATCGCGTGAAAGTTCTGTTGAATAAAGAAGCGACACTGCAAAACGTAAAGACAGCCCTCTTTAACTTCCTGCGCCAGACGGTGGATAAGGATTTGGTGGTGATCTATTTTGCAGGCCACGGTGCACCGGAACCGGCCAATCCCAACAATAATTATCTGCTATGCTACGATACCGATCCGCGCTCACTGGAGACAACGGCATTTCCGATGTGGGATATCAATACCGCATTAACTCGTTATATTCCGTCGAAGCGAGTGGTTGTCTTTACGGACGCATGTCACAGCGGCGGAATCAGTTCTGATATCGCAACACGTGGAATGAGCGCAACCGAAGGAAATTTGATCAACCAGTATCTTTCCGACCTCTCCAAAACAAAAGAGGGAATCATTGTCTTCACCGCAAGTCAGGCGGGTGAAGTATCGCAAGAATTGGAAAAATTTGGACATGGTGTCTTCACACACTTTCTGCTGCAGGGAATGAAAGGTGAAGCAGACTTTAACAATGATTATACTGTGACGATAGGCGAATTGATGGACTTTGTGGAAGAAAAAGTAAAGCGTCAGACAAATGGTAATCAGCACCCGACGCGAAATCAAGGAACATACGATAAAGACTTAACGATTTCATTAATTCCGAATTAGAAATTATTTCACTGTCTAGCTGTTGTCATTTCGAACCAGCGAAGCGGCATGAGAAATGACATTGTTTCTTTTTTAGACCATTTTTTTGTTACTCATTTATTCGAAAGTACCAACATGAAAACACTCTCTTTTGCAGCAATGCTTATGCTGCTCATGGTCTCCGGACAAACAACAGTAAACGCTGCCATGCAGGCTGGAGATTCCGATGAAAACATCAACTATAAATGGTCATTTGTTGCAAAGGTCGGAGTTGCTGCCGAACGAAAGATCGCCATGGTTACCCGAGATACCATTTTACGGACAGGGGACGAGTTCAAAATGGTAGTGAATTTACAGAAGAAGTGTTATGTCTATATTATTCACAAGAGTTCTGCGAACGAACTTTCTGTGTTATATCCGTACTCATTTGATGCGCAATTTGAACTAGAAAAAAATTATTACCTCCCCAAAGGACGGAGCTGGTTCAAATTAGATAAAAATGTTGGGACCGAAACCTTCTATATTATGGCTTCACAGGAACGGTTAACCGATCTCGAACAGCAATTAACTTCATATGCCGCTGCATCGGCAGAAAAACAATTGGACCTTGCTTCTGCTGTTGTAACCGAGATAAAGGATATTAAAAAGAAATATCGCTCCTATCAGACATTAGCCGAACGTCCGATCAGCATAGCAGGAAATGTTCGCGGCACAAGAACGGAAGCTTTGAATATTGATAAATTTGACGTGGCAACGCTCGCGACGGAAATCTCAGCCAATAATTTCTACTCAAAGACAATTACGATTGAACACAAATAAACTCAAGCGGCTCCGTTCCGCCATCATTCTCGTCCTATCGGCATTCGTCTTTACGACGCTGCTGTTTATCCTTTTCCCCGGCGTGTTTCAATCGTGGGACCGTCAAACCATTGACCGATTGTTCGTGGTTCGCGAGAAGATCCATCCTTCCCCTTATGACTCCACAATTATTCATATTGATATCGATAACTCCAGCATTAAAAAACTGAGTTATTATTTTCCGCGAAGACTCCATGCCGATCTGTTTGATGTTACCAGAAGAATGGAATTCTCCGCTTTGTTATATGATATCATCTTTGCACAGCGGTTGAATACTGTTGACGATACATTATTGTTAGGTGCTGTAAAACAAAATGGAAACGGATTTTTCCCGGTCGCTTTTGAATTAAAAAATCAGCGAACCGCTGCAAAGATGGAACCGGAAGAATCGAAATATCTCGATTCCACGGCGTGGACTCTGCAGGCAGTCGATACGAATGATTTCTTTCATTCCGGAGCAACGCTTCTTACTTGGCCTTCTCTTTCCAACATCTCCCGCGGGGTCGGTTACATCAGTGTCGCCACAGATCCGGACGGAGTATTCCGCCGCGTTCCTTTGGTGATACGATATAAAAATTCGTTCTACCCCAGCATGGTCTTCCGCATGGCGTGCGATTTTCTCAAAGTAGAACCAAACGACATCATCATAGATGGAGGAAATTCCATCACACTGCGAGATGCGACATTGAAGGATGGAAGTAAAAAAGATATCGTTATACCGATAGATGAACGGGGAAACATGGTGATTAATTGGATCGGTCCCTGGGAACGGATGAAGCATATTAGTTTCGTCACATTGTTGGAAGCGGCGCAGGATCAGGACGAAGTAGACGCATTTGCAGAACAATATCAAGGAGCTTTCGCATTTGTCGGAGATGTCTCTACCGGTATTTCCGATATCGGACCGATACCGTTCGAACAATCATTCCCATTGGTCGGACTTCATGCGAACACGCTCAATACAATATTGACCGGAAATTTTCTCCGCCAAATCGACTCAACATTGTTTATTGCAATTGTACTGTTCCTTGCCGTACTGATGATCTTTTTTTCATATCAGTTTTCGTCAGTTGTGTACACTGTCTCATCTATCGTATTGCTGGCGGCATATCTTGCAGCAGGATGTTTATTGTTTATTTACGGCAACACAATCGTTTCCATGATTTTCCCTTCGCTTTCCATCATTGTCTCTACCAGCACAGTGTTGACATATCGATACATCACTGAGGAGAAGGAAAAAGAACAGCTCCGTGCACGGTTTGAATCGTACTTCCCTCCAGCCGTTGTAAAGCAGATGCTTGAAAATCCTGACAGCTTAATGACGAAGCCAAGAAGTCAGGAGATTACGATCATGTTCAGCGACATTAAAAGTTTCACCAACCATTCCTCCCGGATGACTCCGGAAGAGATCAGCAGTTCGTTAAGTGAATATTTTGAAGCGATGACTGCAATCGTCTTTAAATATGAGGGAACGGTGGACAAATTTATTGGGGATGGATTGATGGTTTTTTACGGTGCACCGGAACAGCAGGAAGATCATGCACTGCGATGCGTGCAGGCAGCAATTGAAATGCAGAAGAAATGCAGAGAGATAAAGAAAAAATGGGAAGCAGAAGGTCGCTTTCCGATTCAGATCCGCATCGGTATCAACACTGGAAAAGTGATCGTCGGCGATCTCGGATCTGAACGGCGCAAAGAATATACCGTTATCGGCTCCGATGTGAATCTTGCACAACGGCTGGAGTCAAATGCTCCAGTTGCCGGAATTCTCATATCAGATAATACCTACCGCGCTCTTCAAGGAAAAGTCCCAACACAACCGAGAGAACCAATTATGGTAAAAGGTCTAGATGCACCAATTGCCGTACACGAAGTTCTCATCGATTAGCGACAATCTCAAAAAGAAAAAAACGGACTGTCACGTTGGGGTTTTAATGTTGTTCCTATTCTAAATTCATAAAGAGATTGTACTTTCCTGACTAAAATTTTAGCCGCTTACTAAAAGAAATAATTACGTTAAAAGCTCTGTAAGAGCGACCTAAAATATTGTTTTCGTTTGAGCTTCAATCCTATCAAGATGCTGCGCAATTTTTGCACACTAATATGTGATCTTTGCGCATTGACATCATCAGGACAAATGATATATTGATCAAACATTGAGAGAATCCCCGATAAAACGAAAACTACCTGAATAGAAAAACCGGCAAGCTTCTTGCTTCATTTTATTGAATATTCATTTTTACCATAATCGTGAACCGTATGAAGAGAAGAGATTTTTTAGGAACTTCCCCGCTAACTCTCGAAGAAGAGAATCTTCCAAACATCGCACAGCAGGTTGAGGATTTTTCAAATAAAATTCTTCCGAGAGGATTGGAGCGATCATCAGCAGGACTGGAACCGTATGCTGGAACATGGGGAACAGACCAAATGCTCCATCTCCTCCGCCGCACAACAATCGGTGCGCGGTGGACAGACCTTCAAACAATCAAAACAAAATCTCTCTCCGAAACTATTGACTTATTATTAACTGCACCGCCGATCCCTGCTCCCCCCGTAAATAATTATTCCTCCGGTGCCGATCCAACCGGTGTACTTCCGGGACAAACCTGGGTAAATGCACCATACGATAGTACTGTTAACGGATCGCGCAGAGAATCATGGAGATCGTGGTGGATCAACGAAATGATCTCGCAGCAACTTTCTATTCGTGAAAAGATGACACTCTTTTGGCACAATCATTTTTCTACCGAAACACCTGATATTGACAACTCTCGATTTATCTATAAACACCATGCGCTCCTTCGCCAATTTGCACTTGGAAATTTTAAAGAATTGACAAAACAAGTAACGACCGATCCCGGCATGCTGCGATATCTCAACGGATATGTGAACACGAAAACTGCGCCGGACGAAAATTACGGACGTGAATTGCAGGAATTGTTCACTGTCGGTAAAGGCACGGACTCGCATTACACGGAAGACGATGTGAAAAATGCGGCGCGTGTTCTTACGGGCTGGAGAATCGATGGCATTAATTATGTTTCGTACTTCGATTCAACACGACATGATACAGGAAATAAAACTTTCTCAACTTTTTACGGTTCTACGACTATCACCGGAAAAACAGGATCCACGGCCGGTGCGCTTGAGCTAAACGATTTACTTACGATGATCTTTGCTCAGAACGAAACAGCAAAATTTCTTGCACGAAAACTGTACCGATTTTTTGTCTATTATGTAATAGATTCCGGTGTGGAAACAAACGTGATTATTCCTCTTGCGGATATTATTCGCACAAACAATTACGAAATTAAGCCTGCTCTTTCCGCTCTGTTTAACAGCGCACACTTTTTCGATCCGGTCAACATGGGATGTTTCATCAAATCTCCGATTGATCTTACGGTAGGACTCTGCAGAGAGTATACCATCAATGGTATTTCCACCGCAAATCCTCCGGTCACTCTTACGGATACTCAAAAATACGGAATATGGGATTATGTGCGTGGACAAGCGGCAACTATGCAAATGAATATCGGTGATCCCCCAAATGTCGCGGGGTGGTCTGCGTTTTATCAGGAGCCGCAGTATTACGAGATTTGGATCAACGCCGACACACTTCCGAAGCGAAACCAATTTACTGACACGATGATTACGAACAACGGATACACAAGGTCGAGCACACGATTGGTGATTGATGTGATTGCCTATGCCAGTCAATTTTCTGATCCATCCGATCCGACAGCGTTGGTGAATGATATTGTTCAGCATCTCTATGCCATTCCAATTTCGGACACATTAAAAGCATCACTCAAGACAAGTTCTCTTTTATCGGGACAAGCGTCGGATCATTATTGGACGGATGCATGGAGTCTCTTCAAAGCGAATCCTACCAACGCAACAGCGAAGAGCGCGGTAGTAACGCGACTGCAATCTCTGCTGAAAGCATTGATGAACGCTGCTGAATATCAACTAGCATAGAAGGATGATGATGAAACGCAGAGAATTTTTATCAAAATCAGTTCCGATCTCATTGCTTCCGATGTTTATCGGTGGACTCTCCGTGCAGGCATACGGACGTTCGCCATTTTTGGAAACTCTCGTCAGCGCAGCAACTGAGACAGACCGCGTGCTCGTTTTAATCCAACTAAATGGCGGAAATGATGGATTGAACATGGTGATACCGTTGAGCGAATACACCAATCTTTCTAAGGCACGAACGAATATCCTCATTCCTGAAGCGAAAGTATTAAAGATGACCGATGCAACGGGTTTCCATCCTTCCATGACCGGAATGTTGGATCTTTACACCAACGGAAAACTTTCCGTAATCCAAAGTGTCGGTTATCCAAATCCAAATTTTTCGCATTTCCGGGCGACGGATATTTGGCTCACCGCATCTGATTCCAATCAATTTGTCACTGAAGGATGGCTGGGACGATATCTGAATGAAGAATTTCCTTCTTTTCCCAATGGATATCCAAACACAGTAATGCCAGATCCACTCGCGATACAGATCGGTTCGACAATTTCTCCAGGTTTGCAAGGTCCTTCCGTTTCGATGGGAATGACAATCACCGATCCGACAAAATTTTATCAGTTGGTTTCCGGAACCGTTGACCCTGCTCCAAATACTCCAGCAGGTCATGAGCTGACATTCATCCGTCAAGTGGCACAGCAGACGCAGCAATATGCATCGGTGATCAAAAATGCAGCAGCAAAAGCGAATAACCTCTCTATAAAATATCCAACAACGCCGGATAATTCTCTCGGTGATCAATTAAAAGTCGTTGCACGGCTCATCGCCGGCGGATTAAAAACAAGAATCTATGTAGTAACGCTTGGCGGATTCGATACACATTCCAATCAGGTTGTTGCGGGAGCGACCGAAACGGGAACGCATGCAAATCTTCTTGGACGACTCTCTAAAGCGATCAGCGCATTTCAGGATGATCTCAAATTGCTCAATGTGGAAGATCGCGTGATTGGTATGACATTCTCTGAGTTTGGTCGGCGCATTATCTCAAACGCCAGCGGAGGCA
Proteins encoded in this window:
- a CDS encoding globin family protein, which codes for MTQHQQELVRTSFAKVILISEETTDLFYSRLFEIAPYIRPLFKDDLKEQGQKFMQTLHVVVNSLDNIDTISPALQKMGRDHKAYGVVNGHYDIVASALLWTLERVLGRDFTDEVRNAWVSMYTTISSIMKRAADEVQLAA
- a CDS encoding tetratricopeptide repeat protein is translated as MKKFFIVVLLLFFVTANIFPQKKSPEVTIKISEKSGFLGMGKARFAKIALSSRNQEKELTSDNVNAGPLYFFVLKDSGGWKIDEDFIADELPKLTIKQDGVTFALDVAGSVMKVGENYLLPISCKKNLLLHLPFSFNFPRDKSVETVTMQVSQEYWPGYKKFTQLKQEGDKALSGGKFQESLTPYEQLLSDRSFNIFPDFDQVYLKRFTALQKLMDDQSLKFQEALAASNTTTKQKIASTEEYIKKFTVLSENAAQESFLNQQTKDSSQLLLETANRMIERTTVVRDSLNIAFDDQTIRWIVLGSSAGKIDFKYKYVIETLASAYLSVNFADTTTTSLNVVVSEDLTSRLQKYSLINSYEVFLRVVNKRWTAKQPMFPDGFLQNLAKDTAQFPLPFYSMLKAVEEYYKKNFASAKTEIYYVMKKSYAYELTERIDQLRILINTIEKNVPIEVLNNIKAGYRAEEKGDNEKAIEHYKDAILIAEDYAPAAFALGKLYDRNGDSYTANNFFQKAVTVDSLYYTAYRFLYINFFKNANFKPMIDLLTQAVTYGNDFFDIHYYLGIAYNGSAQYDLAIQQYERALELNNKSIDANIQAGISYQNMKSYTKAREYFRRAISIDPENQTATDNLKRLDELQKKM
- a CDS encoding caspase family protein yields the protein MTRILLSAVLVLFSLQLRAQNIYLQPIAQNKSLKTTFHTAKLSTTGDLLALTGADKTVKILDPATLNEKASFQTGNQRSFSIAFSDDGRNLLASSPDGNITVWDIPSSSITKTFSTGSSLRTIDVDQSGRVVSGGYDKILKMWDISTGQLAGKFPAVNAEIVALSFSPDGKIIIVSTTDGAITIFDAVTRSVARTNTEKRSPAYSIVFSPDGKYFVTSHSDSSIALWNGRTGSPLTTWKSSTGTISSMVFHPNSKYVIAASSVIAFWDIVIGKVFQTVTDTSFSPILLSVSHQKKSLAAVSRSGEIRTFAMLEKMPDKTAPVITVNNPQTTADEPSKVFSSEIEVSGLVSDESNIKEVKINDAVVSTTPASLEERGSIAEAYSAVTFNGTVTLPMTGVNTVSISATDIDNNTATQELKITKLPKDAAVEMVNPKESLETDQISIDLQFKIWFDFTSYALQLNTIEIAKKENFPKKPNGTLRTEKIALSAGLNQIQLAVNGRNGERIRKTINITRRTLGAPTSITQDKPIKNTSGQPQRWAVIVGVSEYGNPAIKNLAYADRDAKSFAEFIKTSAGGGFEEDRVKVLLNKEATLQNVKTALFNFLRQTVDKDLVVIYFAGHGAPEPANPNNNYLLCYDTDPRSLETTAFPMWDINTALTRYIPSKRVVVFTDACHSGGISSDIATRGMSATEGNLINQYLSDLSKTKEGIIVFTASQAGEVSQELEKFGHGVFTHFLLQGMKGEADFNNDYTVTIGELMDFVEEKVKRQTNGNQHPTRNQGTYDKDLTISLIPN
- a CDS encoding DUF4384 domain-containing protein; this encodes MKTLSFAAMLMLLMVSGQTTVNAAMQAGDSDENINYKWSFVAKVGVAAERKIAMVTRDTILRTGDEFKMVVNLQKKCYVYIIHKSSANELSVLYPYSFDAQFELEKNYYLPKGRSWFKLDKNVGTETFYIMASQERLTDLEQQLTSYAAASAEKQLDLASAVVTEIKDIKKKYRSYQTLAERPISIAGNVRGTRTEALNIDKFDVATLATEISANNFYSKTITIEHK
- a CDS encoding adenylate/guanylate cyclase domain-containing protein — encoded protein: MNTNKLKRLRSAIILVLSAFVFTTLLFILFPGVFQSWDRQTIDRLFVVREKIHPSPYDSTIIHIDIDNSSIKKLSYYFPRRLHADLFDVTRRMEFSALLYDIIFAQRLNTVDDTLLLGAVKQNGNGFFPVAFELKNQRTAAKMEPEESKYLDSTAWTLQAVDTNDFFHSGATLLTWPSLSNISRGVGYISVATDPDGVFRRVPLVIRYKNSFYPSMVFRMACDFLKVEPNDIIIDGGNSITLRDATLKDGSKKDIVIPIDERGNMVINWIGPWERMKHISFVTLLEAAQDQDEVDAFAEQYQGAFAFVGDVSTGISDIGPIPFEQSFPLVGLHANTLNTILTGNFLRQIDSTLFIAIVLFLAVLMIFFSYQFSSVVYTVSSIVLLAAYLAAGCLLFIYGNTIVSMIFPSLSIIVSTSTVLTYRYITEEKEKEQLRARFESYFPPAVVKQMLENPDSLMTKPRSQEITIMFSDIKSFTNHSSRMTPEEISSSLSEYFEAMTAIVFKYEGTVDKFIGDGLMVFYGAPEQQEDHALRCVQAAIEMQKKCREIKKKWEAEGRFPIQIRIGINTGKVIVGDLGSERRKEYTVIGSDVNLAQRLESNAPVAGILISDNTYRALQGKVPTQPREPIMVKGLDAPIAVHEVLID
- a CDS encoding DUF1800 domain-containing protein, with the protein product MKRRDFLGTSPLTLEEENLPNIAQQVEDFSNKILPRGLERSSAGLEPYAGTWGTDQMLHLLRRTTIGARWTDLQTIKTKSLSETIDLLLTAPPIPAPPVNNYSSGADPTGVLPGQTWVNAPYDSTVNGSRRESWRSWWINEMISQQLSIREKMTLFWHNHFSTETPDIDNSRFIYKHHALLRQFALGNFKELTKQVTTDPGMLRYLNGYVNTKTAPDENYGRELQELFTVGKGTDSHYTEDDVKNAARVLTGWRIDGINYVSYFDSTRHDTGNKTFSTFYGSTTITGKTGSTAGALELNDLLTMIFAQNETAKFLARKLYRFFVYYVIDSGVETNVIIPLADIIRTNNYEIKPALSALFNSAHFFDPVNMGCFIKSPIDLTVGLCREYTINGISTANPPVTLTDTQKYGIWDYVRGQAATMQMNIGDPPNVAGWSAFYQEPQYYEIWINADTLPKRNQFTDTMITNNGYTRSSTRLVIDVIAYASQFSDPSDPTALVNDIVQHLYAIPISDTLKASLKTSSLLSGQASDHYWTDAWSLFKANPTNATAKSAVVTRLQSLLKALMNAAEYQLA